TCCCAGCATTTCAGCCGTGCTCCGTTTCCACATCCCGCTCATCAAACCGGACGTGCGGTTTTCCCGCATCCGGCTTTCGGACAGGTGCTCACGCTTGCGCCCACGCGAAATTGCGCGTCCGCTCCTGAAGCCGAACGAGCTTCAGCTTCTGGTACAAGTACGCATCGGGGTAGCGTGCCGTCCCCCGCCCCTGCACCTTGTGCTTCCGGCGCAACCACCGGCGCAGCCTACTAGCCGTATGTCGATCCACGGCACGATAGGCGTTGCTCACAGGCCCCAAGCGGAAGTAGTTCGACCATCCCCATAACCGGCGGTTGATTCGCCCTACTTGCTTCTCGGTGTCGATGAGCAGCCATCGCGGCTCGGTCAGCTCGCTGATCTCGCGACACAGT
The DNA window shown above is from Candidatus Binatia bacterium and carries:
- a CDS encoding group II intron maturase-specific domain-containing protein; the protein is VWDEAIDFLGYTIGRCYSPKTGKVYIGTKPSKKTIERLCREISELTEPRWLLIDTEKQVGRINRRLWGWSNYFRLGPVSNAYRAVDRHTASRLRRWLRRKHKVQGRGTARYPDAYLYQKLKLVRLQERTRNFAWAQA